TAAAACCGATAGAGTCATTGTTAAATTGAAATTGAAAAACAGGCTGCAAGTTATCATTACAACAGAAGCAGTTGTGTTTGTCTTTAGAGACATCGATACCGATATAGAACATAAGAATACCACCTTTCAAAAAGAAAATATTGATACTGTAAAACCACAAACTCTTTGCGAATGTAACCTCGTTCTATATAAACCGTCAAGCGGTATCTAACTAATTAACAATTTAACAAAGAGACTGTGGCTAGAGCCTTTTTAAAACCATCAAGTGGTAGGAGGAGATTAACTAATCCACAGTATCTTAATAATAGTATATTACAAAATCCTTGAAGAGGGATGTAAAAAACTACAAATATATTATACGAGGAAGGTATTAAAATGTATATAAATCCAATTATTGAAGGAATTGAGATTTCTGATATTAGAAAAATTCATGAAAGACTAGTAAACTATAAAAATGTGATAAATATGACGATTGGGGAGCCTGATATTGATGTTCCGCAGGAAGTGAAGGAGGCTGTGGCTTATCACGCCTTAAATAGCAGAATAAAATATTCTCCTGTGGGAGGGATGCCTGAATTAAGAGAAAAGATTGCCAAATACTATAATGAGCAGTTTTTGGGAAATTACAATACTCAAAATGTTTTGGTCACAGTTGGTTCTACAGAAGGGCTTGCTTCGGTTTTGAAAACTATTTTAGCAAAAGATGATGAAGTGATTATTCCGACACCTGCGTATGTGGGATATGAGCCATTGATTACGATTTCTGAGGCGAAAACTAAATTTCTTGACTTGGAAGAAAATAATTTTGTTTTGACGAAAGAGATTTTGGAAGAAAATATTACTGATAAGACTAAATTGATAATTTTGACATATCCGAATAATCCATCTGGAATTACGCTTGCGGAAGAAGAAATGGTTAAAATTGTGAAATTTTTGAAAGATAAAAATATTTACTTGATAAGTGATGAAATTTATGCAGCAATTACTTTTGAAAAATTTACTTCCTTTGCAAAATTTTCTGATGAATTGAAGGAACAGCTTATTATAATTAATGGATTTTCAAAATCGCATTCAATGACAGGTTACAGACTAGGGTATATTATTGCTGATGAAAAATTACAGAATCAAGTGAAGAAAGTTAGCCAGTACAACGTAACAAGTGCATCAACATTGTCACAATATGGAGCGATTGTAGCCCTTGATAAATGTTCTGATACAACAAAAATTTCTGAAATTTATAAAAAAAGAGTGGAATATTTTGTAAATGGATTGGAAAAATTAGGTTTTGAATGTCTGAAACCTAAAGGGGCGTTTTATGTTTTTGCAACTTATAAAAATATTGAGAAGTTTAAAAATATGAAATCATTTGATTTTGTTCTTGATTTATTGGAAAAAACGGAACTTGCGATTGTACCTGGAATTACATTTCAAGTGGAGGGATACGTAAGATTTTCAATTGTGCATGATATTCCTGTATTGGAAGAGGCGATTGCAAGGTTGGGAAAATATATAAAAGAAAAGTAGAAATGATAATTTAAAAAAATGGAGAAATTGATGGAAAAAATGGAAAAGAAAAGTTTGAAAAAAGGGGACTTGATACAGTTAAAAATTGCGAATCTTGATACTAAGGGCAGAGCTTACGGATTTTTTGATGAAAATAAAATTTATGTGAATATTAATGCGGCAGAAAATCAAGTTGTTGAAGGAATTTTTGTAAAAAGACGGAGAAAGTATGAACTGATACATTGCAAAATTATTGACTTTGCTGGGAGACAAAATGTGATATATGATGATATTGCAAGACAAAATGGAGGCTGTAACTACCAGTATTACATGTATGATGAACAGCTTGAAATAAAGGCAGAGCATATAAAAAAAGAATTAGATAGAATTATTAAGTATGATTATATTTTTGAAGAGCCTGTTAGAAGTGTAAAGCCTGATAAATATAGAAATAAAATGGAATTTAGTTTTGGAAATGCTGCAAAAGGCGGGCCTATAATTTTAGGGCTTCATAAGCAGAATAGTTTTCACGACATTGTAGAAGTTGATGGGCTGAAATTAATGGATGATAATTTTAATAAAATTTATATTTTTTGTAACGAATTTTGTAAAAAAACAGGCTTTGATTTTTATCATAGGCTAGATCATATAGGTTTTTTTAGAAATCTTGTAATTAGAAAAGCAGAATTCACAAAACAGATTTTGGTAAATATTGTAACAACGACACAAATTAGTGAGATAGAAAAGAAAAAATTTCAAAAGGAATTTAAGGAAGGATTGTTAGCCTTAAATTTGGATGATGGTTTTAAAATTACTGGAATTTTACACACATTTAATGATAATTTTTCGGATATGGTTATTTCTGAAAGTGAAACGATTTTGTATGGAGAACGTGATTTGACAGAGGAAATTTTTGGATTAAAATTTAAAATCAGCCCATACAGTTTTTTTCAGACAAATTCCCAGACAGTAGAAAAATTATACGGAAAAGTCTTAACATATCTTGAAGAAATTGAAAATATTAAAATTGATGAAGCAACAGTTTTTGACTTATTCAGCGGTACTGGTACAATTGGACAAATTGTTTCAAAAAAGGCAAAGCAAGTTTATGGAATCGAATTAGTGCCAGAGGCGGTGGAAAAAGCTAATGAAAATGCAAAATTAAACAGTATCCAGAATGCACATTTTATCGCAGGAGATGTCTTTGCAAAATTAGATGAATTTGACAATGACGGAATCAAGCCAGATATTTTAATTTTGGATCCTCCACGAGCTGGAGTAGGTGAAAAAACTATCACAAAGCTGGTAAAATACAATACTAAAAATATAATTTATGTGTCTTGTAATCCAAAAACTTTGATGACAGATTTGATAAAGTTTGGGGAGTTTGGGTATAGGCTGGTTAGGTGTTCGGTGGTGGATATGTTCCCGGTAACCCAGCATTTGGAGGTTGTGTGTTTGCTGGAAAGGAGAAGTTTTGAATAAAAAAAAGGAATTAGAGAAATTATATTATGATTATTTAGGAAAAAGAAAAAAAACTAAGTTATATTGGTATAAAATAATAGCTAGCACATTTATTTTGACAACTCCTTTAATAATTTTTATTTTAACACAATTTGTTTTTAAACAAAAAGCAGAAGAATTAACGATTGAATGCTATAAATATATAATAGATAAATTAATTAAATTTTTTTCATTAAAAGAAGAATACACTAATGATGTACAAATAATAATAAAAATAATTTTAGAATTTTTTATTTATATAATACCAACTACAGTTGTTGCCATACTATTTATAATGTTTGATGAACAAGAAACAGAAGACATTTTTTCATTTTATATATACTTAAAGGAAAACAATAAAAATATTGAAAATATTTTAGAAGATATTGATAATAAAAACTCAAGTATAATAAAGGTAATGAATAAAGGAACAAAAAAAATTTTAGATGGTGGTATTATTCAAATGTTAATAAGAATTTTTAAATTATTAACATTTATGTTAGTTTTTTTATTTGGAATTGAAGAATTAAATACTGAGAAAATAAAATCTATTATAGATAAATTAATTAATCTTCAAAAAAATTGGAAAGTATTTTTTATTATTGGACTTTTATGGATTGTTATTATAGAAGGTGGAAAAAATATATTGAATATTAATTTTAGAAGAGAAAAAATGTATAATAAAAGAATTAGATGGATAGCAAATTATGAAAAATTAAATTCATACTTATCAAAAATTTTAGAATATGATTTGAATAATAAAAAATTTAAGTACAAGGATAGTATTTCCGTTGAATTAATAGAAGTTCCAGGAATCATAATCTGTAATAAAAATAATAAAAGAAGTATAATAATTACTACAAGTATTGAATATTTAAAATTATTTATGTTTCTAAAAGAGAAAGAAGAGAAAGATAAAATAAATGAAAAGATAGATTGGGAAACAATCATTGAAAATTACAAAAAGTTTGAAAAATCAGATGAAGATAAATTTAAAGATATAAATTATTCATATACAAATAAAGAAATTGCTATAGAAATAAAAATATAAAATTTCCGTTTTTTAATAAAATTAGTATTGAACAAAATATCGACTTATTAGTAAACTCTAACTTAATAAATCGATATTTTTTATTTTAATTAAAATGGATTTTAATCTTTTAGTAATTCCATCGCAGCCCCATAAATATGCTCTGCAGTCAACTCATATTCATTCATCAAAAAGTCCAACGAACCAACTTGTCCAAATCTTTCCTTTATTCCAATTCTTCTTAATTTTGCGTTTCCAGTTTCAGCAATTACCTCGGCAACTGCACTACCTAAACCATTGTGAATGCTGTGATTTTCGCAAGTTACTATTTTCCCTGTTTTTTGTGCATATTTTTTGATTAATTCCTTGTCTATTGGATTTAAAGTGAACATATCTATTACAGCAACACTTATTTTTTCTTTTTCTAATTTTTCTGATGCTTTTATGGCTTCTGATACCATAATCCCGTTAGCAATTAAAGTAATATCAGCCCCATCTTTTAACAAATTTCCTTTTCCAATTTCAAACGTTGAGCCTTTTTCATAAATTGTTGCTGCATTTTTTCTGATTGTTCTAATCCAGTAGAAACCATCTTTTGTGGCAATTTGTTCGAGAATATTTTCAAACATTACAGCATCTGTCATTTCCATCACAACAGTATCAGCAAGTCCTCTCATTATTCCCATGTCTTCAAAGGACATATGCGTACCACCATTGTAAACGGCAGTCACTCCAGCGTCGGAGGCAATTACTTTGATGTTGTTTTTTTGATATGCTCCAGACATAAAGAGCTGATCGAAGCATCTTCGACTTGCAAATGCTGTAAAAGTGTGAGCAAATGGATATTTCCCAGCGATAGACATTCCAGCCGCAATACCAATCATATTTGCTTCCATTATTCCACAATTTATTACTCTTTCAGGATACTCTTTCTGTATTTTGTCCGTTGTAATTGCGTTCATTAAATCAGCTTCAAGAGCTACAATTTCATTGTGTTTTCCCATTAATTCACCAAGTTTGGAAGAATAAACTTTTCGCATTTCTATTTCATCTTTTTTTGGAGTTCCATTATAGATTTTTAACATTTATTCCACCTCACTTTCTAATTTTTTTATCACTTTTTCAATTTCCTGCTTCATTTCATCAGTTAATCTCAAGTGATGAGAATTTTTCATATTTTCAATGTATTTGACACCTTGCCCTTTAATAGTGTCAAGTATTACAAATAGTGGTTTTTCATTGTTTTTACGAGGTACTTTCAAAATATCATACATTTTTTCAATATCATTTCCTTTTACAGTAACAGTATCAAAGCCGAATGTTTTCATTTTTTCCTCAAAAGAGAATGGTTTTATTATTTCATCCAAAGCACCATCTAGCTGCTTTTTGTTGTAATCGAGGAACACAGTTAAATTATTTAAATTATGATGAGCGATAAACTGAAATGCTTCCCAGCACTGTCCTTCATTTATTTCCCCATCTCCAACAATGCAGAATACCCTATTAGACTTTTTATCCATTTGCAAGGCTTTTGCAATTCCTGTAGCAATTGAGATTCCTTGTCCCAGAGAACCTGTTGTTGCGTCAACTCCTTTTGTTTTGAGTCTGTCGGGATGGCTTGGTAAATTTGTTCCATTCTGATTTAACGTATAAATCTCTTCAAGCGGAAAAAATCCTTTTAAGGCTAAAGTTGCGTATAATGCAGGGCCTGCGTGCCCTTTTGACAGCACAAAGTAATCTCTTTCTTCCCAATGTGGATTTTTAGGATTGATATTCATAATGCCGCCATACAGTACCGCCAATATTTCAACGATTGATAAACTTCCGCCATAATGCCCAAATCCTAGATTGGTAAGGGATTTTAATGTGTTTATTCTAATATTGGTAGCTAATTTTTTCATTTCTTTCACTTTTTCATTATAATCACTATTCATTTTTGGCTCCTTCCAAATGATAGTTTTTTTTTTAACATTAATTTATTCTGATTTTTTTGATGATACAAATCCGAAAGCTACTAAAATAGCAGTTATTCCAACAATTATTCCAGAAACTACTATTGGAGATACATATTTTGCCATATTTCCTAATACGATTCCAACTGTTACGAAATCTGCATCAGAGAATGTAGTATTTGCAAATCCTAAATTTCCTAATACTGGTAATAAAATTACAGGTAGGAATGTCAGTAATAGTCCGTTTGCAAAAGCTCCGATTGAAGCTCCTCTTCTACCACCAGTAGCATTTCCAAATACACCTGCTGTCGCTCCACAGAAGAAATGAGGTACAACTCCTGGTAAGATAAGAGTCCATTTTAACATACCAAGTATAAATAATCCAACAATTCCTCCTAAAAAGCTACATAAAAATCCGATTAATACGGCATTTGGTGCATAAGGGAATACAATTGGGCAATCTAATGCGGGTTTTGCATTTGGTACAAGTTTTTCAGAAAATCCAACAAAGGCAGGTACTATTTCTGCAAGGACAAGTCTAACACCTGATAAGATAATATAAACTCCCGCTGCGAATGTTATAGCTTGAATAACTGCAAATACCAAATAATTATCTCCGCCGCTTAGTTCCTTTTCAACATAGCCTTTTCCTGCAACTAATGCCAAGATCAAGTAAATCATCATCATAGTCAATGAGATTGAAATAGAGCTGTCTCTTAAAAAACTCAAGTTTTTAGGCAATTTCATTTCTTCTGTTGATTTTGAACCTTTTCCAACTAAAGAGCCAACAAATCCTGATAAAACATATCCTATTGTACTAAAATGTCCAAATCCAACATCATCGCTTCCAGTAATTTTTCTAACATAAGGTTGTGCCAATGCAGGAAATATTGCCATTACAAGTCCTAATGTCAATGAACCAATGATTACTAGTAAAGGTCCTTGAAATCCTCCAACTTTTAATATTATTCCAATCATACATGCCATATATAAAGTATGGTGTCCTGTCAGGAAAATATATTTTAATTTTGTAAATCTTGCGATAAATATGTTCCAGAACATTCCAAGTGCCATTATTAACGCTGTTATTGTTCCGTATTCTTTTAATGCCAATGAAACAATTGCTTCATTGTTAGGCACTATTCCTTGAACGTGGAATCCTTGTTCAAACATGCTTCCCATAGGTGCTAATGAGTTTACAACCAGTCCTGCTCCTCCACCTAATACCAAAAATCCTAAAATAGTTTTTATTGTACCTTTTACTATGTCTGTAAATGGTTTTTTCTGAACTAATAACCCAATCATTGCTATTAATCCGACTAAAATTGACGGGACTTTTAAAATGTCCACAATAAGAGTTAATAAGCCTTTCATTTTGTCCTCCTAAATTTTACATTTTATTTTTTTGTTTTACTTTTTGAAATAATCTGTTAATTTTTCTTCCAGTTCAGGCATACTTATAATGCTGTCTAAAACAATTAATTTATCAGCTGGAATTGTTGCACTTTCTGCAATATCCTTTCCCATTACAAATACATCTGCTGCTCCAGGAAGTGCTGATGCCAAGTCGGAATGCTCAACTTCAGCTTCTACACCAATTTTTTTAAGAACCTTTTTTATGTTCATTTCCACCATAAAGCTGCTTCCCAATCCTGATCCACAAACTGCCATAATTTTCATAAAAATCTCCTCCTAATTTTTTATTATTTGTTTTCCACTTTTTATCAATATTTTTTTATAATTTTTTCTATTTCTGCATAATTTTTTGAGTTTATAAGTTTTTCAATACTTTCATCATCTTGAAACAATTCAACTAACTTCATAAGTATTTCCATATGACTATCAGCATCCTTAGTTGCCAGCACAAACACCAGCTGAACTTTAGAATCACCATAATATACTGGTTTGTTAAGTTTCAAAAGGCTTACTCCAGTGCCTATTGCTCCTTCTTCGGGCCTTGCGTGTGGCATTGCCAGATTTTCTCTTAGAATGACGTAAAAACCTAGTTTTTCAATGCTTTCTATCATAGCTGTTATGTAATTTGCTGTTATTATATTTTTTTGTAGCAGAGGTTTTCCTGCGATTTTGATACTTTCTTTCCAGTCAGATACTGAATCTATTATTTGTATATTGCCATCAAGTATTTTTTCTAACATATGAGTTCCTTTCTGAAGTATTCTTCCAATTCTTCATATTCAGTTATTTTTGAGATTTTTTCAATAAATTTATATTTTGTAATTAATTCAAATAAGTCATTTAAAATGCCTAGATGCTCTGTCTTGTTGGCAGTTGCAAAACTTAAAAATATGTTTGCGCCTTTTCCATTTGGAAATAGAACTTTTTCTTTTACAACTAATAATGAAATCCCCGTTTTTAATACATTTTCTGAAATTGGTGCGTGCGGAATTGCAATCCCTTCTTCAATAATGATATAAGCGCCGTGCTTTTCAATCATTTTTATCATTTCGCTTATATAGTCATGTCGTATAATTTCATTTTCTTCAAGTATATTTCCTGCCTTAGTTATCGCTTCTCTCCAATCTTTAACTTTATTTATAAACTGAAAATTGTTTTTGTTAAGCATTTTTTTTAAAATAATTCCAACTTCTAATAAATCGTCGATAACTTTATTTCCAAGTTCATTTTTCAAATCATTAATAAGTTTATTTTTATCTATTATAGTTGTATTATTTTTTATTATCTCCATCAGCTGTTTTAGTGAAATTTTTGTTATATTTTTTCGTATTCCGTATTTTGATAAAAGAATAAAATCTTCCTCTTTAAGCAATGGATTTATTTTTACAACAGGAATATCGTAACTTTCTTCCAAGTCAATAGTAGACAAAATTAAATCAATATTCGCATAATTAGGCATTGAAGTTTTTATCAAGTAGTATGGCAAAACATCCACAATATCCAAGTCATAATTTTCCTTGAGGCTCTGCTCAAGCACCTTTGAACTGCCATAACCCAGTCCACAAATTAAAATTACTTTTTTAGTTTTTTCAGAAGTGTTTCTTTCAATGGAAGCCTTTATATGAAAGCCCATAAGAGCAATTTCATCTTCTGGAAACTTTACTTCAAAAAGTCCTTCAATTTCCTTTATAGCTTTATTTACTACATCCAAAATAGGATCTTTTTCTAAAATTAATTCCTGAAAAACCGAATTTGTAATTTGAATATTATTTTTTATTCTATACATAGCAGGCTTTATATGGTACAAAAGTCCGTTATATAGTATTTCATCACGTGTCAAGTCAGTTTTTACAATTTTGCTCACTTTGGAAATCATTTTTTTTATAATCAGTTCCTCGTTTATCCAGTCTTCAAACGAATTATTTTTTAAGCTATTTATATTTATCCCCATTATTAAATCTGTTATTTCAATCAATATCTCAGTCTTTATTTCATTTTTATTCAAAATATTTTTTAAAATTTTTTCAATTTTTTTGTATTCTTCCGTATTAATTAAAAATTTCTTTGCAGTCAAATCATTGCTGTTTTCATAAATTTTCTCAAAATTTAATAAAATTAACACATAAGAAAATATTTTATTATAGCTTTCCTCATTTATATTTAAAAACATCACTTTTTCAATTTCTACAATAAATTTTTTTGTATTTTCAATATTTTTTTGTTTGATATATTTGAAAAAATAACGATAAACCTGTGCCTTTATTACTTTTGAAGAATTTTTATCATTAAGGGAGTCAAATATTTTCTCCAAAAGTTCAATTTTTTTTATGAGAATGTCTCGAAAATTACCATTAAGGCGATAACCATTAGCATTTTTATAAACTAGCTCAATTCCCTGCATTTTAAATTCTTCTGACATTAATTTCAAATCTTTTTTTATTGTTGTTCTGGAAATTTCAAGCTCTTCACATATCTTTGTAATATTAAGTCCTTTTCCATCAAAAAATAATACTAACTTCAAAATATTTATTCTATCTTCTACAGATAACTTATGAATTTTTTCCAAAATCTCAAATAGATTTTTAAAATCCTGATTAGTATCAAGATAAATACTATTTTTAGCCTTTTTAGTAATTTTATAGTCAAGTAACCGTAAAATGCTGTCGATATTATTAATATAATATCTGGCTGCCCTGTCTGAAACTCCATATTTCTCAGATATTGACTTAAAATTATATTTTTTCCCTTTAATAAGGTTATTTAATATTTCAGTTTCCCTATAATTTAACATATTATTCACCTTTCTATAATAAGGATACCTCGAAAATTTGAATAATCAATCTAAATTACATTTCAAAGATATTTGAAAAAATGTTACCATCTGCAATTTTGTTTATAATTTTATTATTTTCTTATTTTTTTTAAGCTTATTAAAAATTACGGAAAAAACATTACTTTAAAAATTGACGTTATAACAAAAATGTGGTATAATAATATTGTGTTAAAAGGATATTTTGGATTTGAACATTACTTTAATCAAATAGGTAAAATGTCAAGAATTATATTTTCAGTGAAAATAAATGGAAGGAATGATAAATATGAAAAAAATATTAGTGTTAGCCATAATGGCTATAGGAATTAGTACAAATGTATTTGCTTGTTCTGGTAATAGTATGATTGAGGATATAATGGCTGATCGAATTATTCGTTCAAAAGAACTGGAAGACATAACAAAAAAAGAAATGAAACTTATTAAAAAATGTCGCCTGGAGGATTCGTTAGCATATAAAATTGCCAGTTCAAAAACTCCAGAAGAAATAACAGAAAAAGAGATGAAACTTATTAAGAAACATGGATATGAATTTTTGCTATCAGATGAATTTAGAAAACAAATAAAAAAAGAGATGAATAAAAATCTTGAAAAAAAGAAATGAGTAGATTTTTATAAGGATTAAAAGTAAAAAGGGTATTTTTTATGAATAAAATCTTTTAAATTTCTTCAAATGAAAAAATATCAAGGAAATTCACTTGACAAGTAAAAGGAAATGATATATAATTAACTAATATGAGCCTTTCCCACAAAGGACCGTTATTCTATAAAATAGAGAATAAAAACAGGAGGAAACAAAGTGAGTAAATACACTGTAATGCAAAAAAAAGAAGAAGTTGTAAGAAACTGGTATGAGATAGACGCAGAAGGAAAAGTGCTTGGAAAACTAGCTACTGAAATCGCAGTTAGATTAATGGGTAAACATAAGCCAAGCTACACACCGCACGTTGACGGAGGAGATTTTGTTATCGTATTAAACGCTGATAAAATTGCTGTAACGGGGAATAAATTATTAGACAAGAAATATTACAGACATAGTGGATATCCAGGTGGATTGAAAGTAAGAAATTTAGAAGAAATGTTACAAAAACAACCTACTGAAGTAATCAGAAAAGCTGTAGAAAGAATGTTGCCTAAAAACAAATTAGGAAGCCAAATGATTAACAGATTGAGATTATTCACAGGAACAGAACATACGCATACAGCGCAAAAACCAGAAAGAATAGAGTTATAGGAGGTAAATTTTCGTGGCAGAAAAAATTCAATATTTAGGAACTGGAAGAAGAAAAACTTCAGTAGCAAGAGTAAGATTAGTACCAGGTGAAACTGGAGTAACAATAAATGGAAAAGATATGAGAGAATATTTTGGTGGAAGAGAAATTTTGGCCAAAATAGTAGAACAACCATTAGAATTAACAGAAACTTTGAACAAATACGGAGTAAAAGTTAATGTAATCGGTGGAGGAAACACAGGGCAAGCAGGAGCAATCAGACATGGTGTTTCAAGAGCTTTATTAGTAGCTGACGCTGAATTAAGAGGAGCTTTAAAAGAAGCAGGATTCTTAACAAGAGATTCAAGAATGGTTGAAAGAAAGAAATACGGGAAAAAGAAAGCAAGAAGAAGCCCACAATTCTCAAAAAGATAATTGTATTATTTTATATGCCCTTGGAAACACTGGTTTTCAGGGGTTTTTATTTTGGAAAAAGTATGGAAAAGTATAGAAATGTATGGCTACAATATACAAGCAATATACAAAATTCTATATCTTTTACAATAAAACTAAATTTAAAAGTTTACTCAAACCCATTAGTATTTAATTAACAGTTTAATATTAAAGGAGTTTGAGTTTACTTTATAGTAATCCTTTTTTCTATTATTTTAATATATAATAATTATATTTTTAATATTTTAATGAAATAAATCAATATTTTCAAAAGGATGTCTTATTTTTTTCTTTAGTTCACTTTTACGTACATATCCATATGTGAAGTCAGGATATGTATTACGGTAATATACAAAAACCCATTCTCCAAAATCCTGTATTTCTCCTACAATATCATTTTGTCCAATTTTTTTTATAATTTTAGATTTTTCACTAGGTTTTTCCATAGTATTTGCAGAATTATTTGGAGATTTCACAGTGTATCCGACAGTAAAATGCCCATCCAATTTTGTATAATATTTTTCTTCCAAAGGCTGCTGGATTATCTGGAATAAAATACATTTTTATCAATCCAAGATAATCACAGTCATGGGAATCTTTCCATTCAATTTTTAATGTTCCTGTTGTTTCAAAAATATTATTCTCATTTCCGCTTGAAATTATGGTTACTTTAGAAGCATTTGAAATAGAGCAAGTTGTAAATAGAATAATAAACATTATTTTTGTCTTTAGAATATTCATAGTTGATCTCGTTAAAAGTCTTAGCATCTGCTCCTTTGATTATTTTGTCTTCAAAATAGACTTTATTATTTTTTATTGAATAATCGGAAAATAACTGTATTCCTGCTAAAATCATAACTACAAATAATAACATTTTTTTCATATTAAACTACCTTCTTTCTTCATTTATTTCTACAAATTTTCAACTTTTAATTCAACTTAATCTTTATTATAAATTACACCTTATATTTTATAAAAGTCTCGATTTTTCTTGGTTAAGAAATCAATTTTTTTATGCAGGAAATATAAGAAAAAGAAATATGTTTTGAAAATTTAAAAAAATGGGGTATAATTAATTTAAATAGATAACTTTAGGAGGACAGATGAAAAAAATAAAATTGTTATTTCTAGTTGTAATTTCAATGATAATTTTTACAGCTTGTGGAAATAAATATAGTGTTGAGAATTTGAAAAAAAATGACAAACTGTTGAAGGAAGCAGTTTTAAAATGTAAGGAAAAACGTGATGAAAAGATTTGTAAAAA
The window above is part of the Leptotrichia trevisanii DSM 22070 genome. Proteins encoded here:
- a CDS encoding pyridoxal phosphate-dependent aminotransferase, which codes for MYINPIIEGIEISDIRKIHERLVNYKNVINMTIGEPDIDVPQEVKEAVAYHALNSRIKYSPVGGMPELREKIAKYYNEQFLGNYNTQNVLVTVGSTEGLASVLKTILAKDDEVIIPTPAYVGYEPLITISEAKTKFLDLEENNFVLTKEILEENITDKTKLIILTYPNNPSGITLAEEEMVKIVKFLKDKNIYLISDEIYAAITFEKFTSFAKFSDELKEQLIIINGFSKSHSMTGYRLGYIIADEKLQNQVKKVSQYNVTSASTLSQYGAIVALDKCSDTTKISEIYKKRVEYFVNGLEKLGFECLKPKGAFYVFATYKNIEKFKNMKSFDFVLDLLEKTELAIVPGITFQVEGYVRFSIVHDIPVLEEAIARLGKYIKEK
- the rlmD gene encoding 23S rRNA (uracil(1939)-C(5))-methyltransferase RlmD, encoding MEKMEKKSLKKGDLIQLKIANLDTKGRAYGFFDENKIYVNINAAENQVVEGIFVKRRRKYELIHCKIIDFAGRQNVIYDDIARQNGGCNYQYYMYDEQLEIKAEHIKKELDRIIKYDYIFEEPVRSVKPDKYRNKMEFSFGNAAKGGPIILGLHKQNSFHDIVEVDGLKLMDDNFNKIYIFCNEFCKKTGFDFYHRLDHIGFFRNLVIRKAEFTKQILVNIVTTTQISEIEKKKFQKEFKEGLLALNLDDGFKITGILHTFNDNFSDMVISESETILYGERDLTEEIFGLKFKISPYSFFQTNSQTVEKLYGKVLTYLEEIENIKIDEATVFDLFSGTGTIGQIVSKKAKQVYGIELVPEAVEKANENAKLNSIQNAHFIAGDVFAKLDEFDNDGIKPDILILDPPRAGVGEKTITKLVKYNTKNIIYVSCNPKTLMTDLIKFGEFGYRLVRCSVVDMFPVTQHLEVVCLLERRSFE
- a CDS encoding transketolase family protein; its protein translation is MLKIYNGTPKKDEIEMRKVYSSKLGELMGKHNEIVALEADLMNAITTDKIQKEYPERVINCGIMEANMIGIAAGMSIAGKYPFAHTFTAFASRRCFDQLFMSGAYQKNNIKVIASDAGVTAVYNGGTHMSFEDMGIMRGLADTVVMEMTDAVMFENILEQIATKDGFYWIRTIRKNAATIYEKGSTFEIGKGNLLKDGADITLIANGIMVSEAIKASEKLEKEKISVAVIDMFTLNPIDKELIKKYAQKTGKIVTCENHSIHNGLGSAVAEVIAETGNAKLRRIGIKERFGQVGSLDFLMNEYELTAEHIYGAAMELLKD
- a CDS encoding transketolase, with protein sequence MNSDYNEKVKEMKKLATNIRINTLKSLTNLGFGHYGGSLSIVEILAVLYGGIMNINPKNPHWEERDYFVLSKGHAGPALYATLALKGFFPLEEIYTLNQNGTNLPSHPDRLKTKGVDATTGSLGQGISIATGIAKALQMDKKSNRVFCIVGDGEINEGQCWEAFQFIAHHNLNNLTVFLDYNKKQLDGALDEIIKPFSFEEKMKTFGFDTVTVKGNDIEKMYDILKVPRKNNEKPLFVILDTIKGQGVKYIENMKNSHHLRLTDEMKQEIEKVIKKLESEVE
- a CDS encoding PTS ascorbate transporter subunit IIC — its product is MKGLLTLIVDILKVPSILVGLIAMIGLLVQKKPFTDIVKGTIKTILGFLVLGGGAGLVVNSLAPMGSMFEQGFHVQGIVPNNEAIVSLALKEYGTITALIMALGMFWNIFIARFTKLKYIFLTGHHTLYMACMIGIILKVGGFQGPLLVIIGSLTLGLVMAIFPALAQPYVRKITGSDDVGFGHFSTIGYVLSGFVGSLVGKGSKSTEEMKLPKNLSFLRDSSISISLTMMMIYLILALVAGKGYVEKELSGGDNYLVFAVIQAITFAAGVYIILSGVRLVLAEIVPAFVGFSEKLVPNAKPALDCPIVFPYAPNAVLIGFLCSFLGGIVGLFILGMLKWTLILPGVVPHFFCGATAGVFGNATGGRRGASIGAFANGLLLTFLPVILLPVLGNLGFANTTFSDADFVTVGIVLGNMAKYVSPIVVSGIIVGITAILVAFGFVSSKKSE
- a CDS encoding PTS sugar transporter subunit IIB, encoding MKIMAVCGSGLGSSFMVEMNIKKVLKKIGVEAEVEHSDLASALPGAADVFVMGKDIAESATIPADKLIVLDSIISMPELEEKLTDYFKK
- a CDS encoding PTS sugar transporter subunit IIA; translation: MLEKILDGNIQIIDSVSDWKESIKIAGKPLLQKNIITANYITAMIESIEKLGFYVILRENLAMPHARPEEGAIGTGVSLLKLNKPVYYGDSKVQLVFVLATKDADSHMEILMKLVELFQDDESIEKLINSKNYAEIEKIIKKY